A window from Malaclemys terrapin pileata isolate rMalTer1 chromosome 18, rMalTer1.hap1, whole genome shotgun sequence encodes these proteins:
- the KIF12 gene encoding kinesin-like protein KIF12 isoform X3, protein MVPLLLAWRLPCARSLRCVSSRPGHPLSEVPAATAPTAATRLSLLSGARSWLGSFPSSHWVPLKGAGFGQLPAAGGPKLWPPSRSGPSSGSLPCSWPLSEPGEKSGGGASSRSWSRSPAGDQEDPTDRKETRLRVVLRVRPLTCPERRRGDQRVVHCLGDNTVYVKTAGQEAAFRLGAVFDAGTSQEGVFEGSGMKRLIELAANGFSCTAFAFGQTGSGKTYTLMGPLAQSEGQPATPYLGGLMQRAFVCLLEQTQHYRPGLVLSASYVEIHNEQVRDLLSPGSPRPLPVRWSKTRGFYIENLLTVEFGSLEAIMDLLQEGTRRRRSAAHALNGHSSRSHALLTIRIHRKAVSPDPSSCQKGVLCFVDLAGSERVKDTGSAGERLVEASNINRSLLALGHCISLLVDPRRRRSHIPYRDSKLTRLLAESLGGSGITLMVACISPSSRCLPETLRTLRFASRAKKITTKPVAHRVSREKLLRSLEQEIQALQEENLSLRQQLQLPRILGEGTAAHTAPTQLPECQGESHAPGQRGAPRRAPGSARRSLCGLLQEFVLENEQHRHLESLPALSSWGQARRSPEAAPSSCSIQALPCAHPAPSAAQCGHLQPWEVLTAQSGSRFQGASQGSPWEDPAQPWPQSQQRPVAPWLLHGKRSLGRRKSSVGSCLLLRDTQQQGPEPPPGLEGQVAPSAPPLPGQPGSSTGRQGADPELRLEEVLDSLQEQLQSYSLRDARD, encoded by the exons ATGGTGCCCCTGCTGCTCGCCTGGCGGCTGCCCTGTGCCAGGTCCCTGCGTTGCGTTTCCTCCAGGCCTGGTCACCCGCTCAGCGAGGTTCCCGCAGCCACTGCTCCAACTGCAGCCACTCGCCTCTCCCTGCTGAGCGGGGCTCGGAGCTGGCTGGGGTCATTCCCCTCTTCTCACTGGGTACCTCTGAAAGGGGCTGGCTTTGGCCAGCTTCCAGCGGCAGGTGGACCCAAACTCTGGCCCCCTTCTCGCTCTGGCCCCTCCTCGGGGagcctcccctgcagctggccACTTTCCGAGCCAGGGGAGAAGTCTGGGGGAGGGGCTAGCTCCCGAAGCTGGAGCAG GAGCCCAGCAGGCGACCAGGAGGATCCCACGGACAGGAAGGAAACACGTCTCCGGGTGGTGCtcag GGTTCGGCCCCTGACCTGCCCGGAGCGCCGCAGAGGGGACCAGCGTGTGGTGCACTGCCTCGGGGACAACACCGTCTAC GTGAAGACGGCCGGGCAGGAGGCGGCCTTCAGGTTAGGTGCAGTGTTCGATGCAGGCACGTCCCAGGAAGGGGTGTTTGAAGGCAGCGGGATGAAGCGACTCATAGAGCTGGCAGCGAATGG gttCTCCTGCACCGCCTTTGCCTTTGGACAAACAGGCTCTGGAAAGACCTACACGTTAATGGGGCCCTTAGCCCAG AGCGAGGGCCAGCCAGCGACTCCCTACCTCGGGGGGTTGATGCAAAGGGCCTTTGTGTGTCTCCTGGAGCAGACGCAGCACTACAGACCCGGCCTCGTGCTCAGTGCCTCGTACGTGGAGATACACAATGAGCAG GTGAGAGACCTGCTGAGCCCAGGATCGCCCAGGCCCCTGCCCGTGCGATGGAGCAAAACCAGGGGCTTCTACATCGAGAACCTGCTCACTGTGGAGTTTGGGAGCCTGGAGGCCATCATGGACCTGCTGCAGGAAG GCACCCGAAGGCGGCGGAGCGCCGCGCATGCACTGAATGGGCACTCGAGTCGCAGCCACGCCCTGCTGACCATCCGCATCCACCGCAAGGCT gtGAGCCCAGACCCCAGCTCCTGCCAGAAAGGCGTGCTCTGCTTCGTGGACCTGGCTGgcagtgagagggtgaaggacaCCGGCTCGGCTGGGGAGCGCTTAGTGGAGGCCAGCAACATCAACCGCAGTCTCCTGGCTCTGG GGCACTGCATCTCTCTGCTGGTGGACCCCAGACGGAGGCGGAGTCACATCCCGTACAGGGACAGCAAGCTCACCCGGCTGCTGGCGGAGTCCCTGGGCGGATCCGGGATCACGCTCATG GTCGCCTGCATCTCCCCCTCCTCGCGCTGCCTCCCGGAGACACTGCGCACGCTGCGCTTTGCCAGCAGGGCCAAGAAGATCACCACCAAGCCTGTGGCACACAGG GTGTCCCGGGAGAAGCTGCTGCGAAGTTTGGAGCAAGAAATCCAGGCCCTGCAGGAGGAAAACCTCTCCCTGcgccagcagctgcagctgcccaggATACTGGGCGAGGGCACAGCCGCCCACACAGCCCCCACAC AGCTGCCCGAGTGCCAGGGAGAGAGCCATGCCCCTGGGCAGAGAGGGGCCCCGAGGAGAGCACCCGGCTCGGCCAGGCGCAGCCTCTGTGGCCTCCTGCAGGAGTTTGTGCTGGAGAACGAGCAGCACAG GCACCTAGAGTCCCTCCCAGCCCTcagcagctggggccaggcccGACGTTCCCCCGaagctgcccccagctcctgcagcatccaggccctgccctgcgcccaccctgcccccagcgcaGCCCAGTGTGGCCAC CTGCAGCCATGGGAGGTGCTCACTGCCCAGAGTGGTTCCAGGTTCCAGGGGGCCAGCCAGGGCAGCCCATGGGAGGACCCGGCTCAgccctggccccagagccagcAGCGCCCTGTGGCCCCCTGGTTACTCCATGGGAAAAG GAGCCTGGGCCGAAGGAAGAGCTCCGTTGGCTCGTGTCTGCTCCTGAGAGACACCCAGCAGCAgggccctgagcctccccccggcctggaggggcaggTCGCGCcgtcagcccctcccctgccagggcagccaggcagcagcacagggcGCCAAG gcgctGACCCTGAGCTGCGGCTGGAGGAGGTGCTGGActcgctgcaggagcagctccaaTCCTACAGCCTGCGGGACGCCCGGGACTGA
- the KIF12 gene encoding kinesin-like protein KIF12 isoform X6 — protein sequence MVPLLLAWRLPCARSLRCVSSRPGHPLSEVPAATAPTAATRLSLLSGARSWLGSFPSSHWVPLKGAGFGQLPAAGGPKLWPPSRSGPSSGSLPCSWPLSEPGEKSGGGASSRSWSRSPAGDQEDPTDRKETRLRVVLRVRPLTCPERRRGDQRVVHCLGDNTVYVKTAGQEAAFRLGAVFDAGTSQEGVFEGSGMKRLIELAANGFSCTAFAFGQTGSGKTYTLMGPLAQSEGQPATPYLGGLMQRAFVCLLEQTQHYRPGLVLSASYVEIHNEQVRDLLSPGSPRPLPVRWSKTRGFYIENLLTVEFGSLEAIMDLLQEGTRRRRSAAHALNGHSSRSHALLTIRIHRKAVSPDPSSCQKGVLCFVDLAGSERVKDTGSAGERLVEASNINRSLLALGHCISLLVDPRRRRSHIPYRDSKLTRLLAESLGGSGITLMVACISPSSRCLPETLRTLRFASRAKKITTKPVAHRVSREKLLRSLEQEIQALQEENLSLRQQLQLPRILGEGTAAHTAPTQLPECQGESHAPGQRGAPRRAPGSARRSLCGLLQEFVLENEQHRHLESLPALSSWGQARRSPEAAPSSCSIQALPCAHPAPSAAQCGHILPPVHACRCPASAPRHGPSPARLAGNRKWKLSA from the exons ATGGTGCCCCTGCTGCTCGCCTGGCGGCTGCCCTGTGCCAGGTCCCTGCGTTGCGTTTCCTCCAGGCCTGGTCACCCGCTCAGCGAGGTTCCCGCAGCCACTGCTCCAACTGCAGCCACTCGCCTCTCCCTGCTGAGCGGGGCTCGGAGCTGGCTGGGGTCATTCCCCTCTTCTCACTGGGTACCTCTGAAAGGGGCTGGCTTTGGCCAGCTTCCAGCGGCAGGTGGACCCAAACTCTGGCCCCCTTCTCGCTCTGGCCCCTCCTCGGGGagcctcccctgcagctggccACTTTCCGAGCCAGGGGAGAAGTCTGGGGGAGGGGCTAGCTCCCGAAGCTGGAGCAG GAGCCCAGCAGGCGACCAGGAGGATCCCACGGACAGGAAGGAAACACGTCTCCGGGTGGTGCtcag GGTTCGGCCCCTGACCTGCCCGGAGCGCCGCAGAGGGGACCAGCGTGTGGTGCACTGCCTCGGGGACAACACCGTCTAC GTGAAGACGGCCGGGCAGGAGGCGGCCTTCAGGTTAGGTGCAGTGTTCGATGCAGGCACGTCCCAGGAAGGGGTGTTTGAAGGCAGCGGGATGAAGCGACTCATAGAGCTGGCAGCGAATGG gttCTCCTGCACCGCCTTTGCCTTTGGACAAACAGGCTCTGGAAAGACCTACACGTTAATGGGGCCCTTAGCCCAG AGCGAGGGCCAGCCAGCGACTCCCTACCTCGGGGGGTTGATGCAAAGGGCCTTTGTGTGTCTCCTGGAGCAGACGCAGCACTACAGACCCGGCCTCGTGCTCAGTGCCTCGTACGTGGAGATACACAATGAGCAG GTGAGAGACCTGCTGAGCCCAGGATCGCCCAGGCCCCTGCCCGTGCGATGGAGCAAAACCAGGGGCTTCTACATCGAGAACCTGCTCACTGTGGAGTTTGGGAGCCTGGAGGCCATCATGGACCTGCTGCAGGAAG GCACCCGAAGGCGGCGGAGCGCCGCGCATGCACTGAATGGGCACTCGAGTCGCAGCCACGCCCTGCTGACCATCCGCATCCACCGCAAGGCT gtGAGCCCAGACCCCAGCTCCTGCCAGAAAGGCGTGCTCTGCTTCGTGGACCTGGCTGgcagtgagagggtgaaggacaCCGGCTCGGCTGGGGAGCGCTTAGTGGAGGCCAGCAACATCAACCGCAGTCTCCTGGCTCTGG GGCACTGCATCTCTCTGCTGGTGGACCCCAGACGGAGGCGGAGTCACATCCCGTACAGGGACAGCAAGCTCACCCGGCTGCTGGCGGAGTCCCTGGGCGGATCCGGGATCACGCTCATG GTCGCCTGCATCTCCCCCTCCTCGCGCTGCCTCCCGGAGACACTGCGCACGCTGCGCTTTGCCAGCAGGGCCAAGAAGATCACCACCAAGCCTGTGGCACACAGG GTGTCCCGGGAGAAGCTGCTGCGAAGTTTGGAGCAAGAAATCCAGGCCCTGCAGGAGGAAAACCTCTCCCTGcgccagcagctgcagctgcccaggATACTGGGCGAGGGCACAGCCGCCCACACAGCCCCCACAC AGCTGCCCGAGTGCCAGGGAGAGAGCCATGCCCCTGGGCAGAGAGGGGCCCCGAGGAGAGCACCCGGCTCGGCCAGGCGCAGCCTCTGTGGCCTCCTGCAGGAGTTTGTGCTGGAGAACGAGCAGCACAG GCACCTAGAGTCCCTCCCAGCCCTcagcagctggggccaggcccGACGTTCCCCCGaagctgcccccagctcctgcagcatccaggccctgccctgcgcccaccctgcccccagcgcaGCCCAGTGTGGCCAC ATACTGCCTCCTGTCCATGCCTGCCGCTGCCCTGCCAGCGCTCCCAGGCATGGGCCATCCCCTGCCAGGCTGGCTGGGAACAGGAAGTGGAAGCTTTCAGCCTAA
- the KIF12 gene encoding kinesin-like protein KIF12 isoform X4 translates to MVPLLLAWRLPCARSLRCVSSRPGHPLSEVPAATAPTAATRLSLLSGARSWLGSFPSSHWVPLKGAGFGQLPAAGGPKLWPPSRSGPSSGSLPCSWPLSEPGEKSGGGASSRSWSRSPAGDQEDPTDRKETRLRVVLRVRPLTCPERRRGDQRVVHCLGDNTVYVKTAGQEAAFRLGAVFDAGTSQEGVFEGSGMKRLIELAANGFSCTAFAFGQTGSGKTYTLMGPLAQSEGQPATPYLGGLMQRAFVCLLEQTQHYRPGLVLSASYVEIHNEQVRDLLSPGSPRPLPVRWSKTRGFYIENLLTVEFGSLEAIMDLLQEGTRRRRSAAHALNGHSSRSHALLTIRIHRKAVSPDPSSCQKGVLCFVDLAGSERVKDTGSAGERLVEASNINRSLLALGHCISLLVDPRRRRSHIPYRDSKLTRLLAESLGGSGITLMVACISPSSRCLPETLRTLRFASRAKKITTKPVAHRVSREKLLRSLEQEIQALQEENLSLRQQLQLPRILGEGTAAHTAPTQLPECQGESHAPGQRGAPRRAPGSARRSLCGLLQEFVLENEQHRHLESLPALSSWGQARRSPEAAPSSCSIQALPCAHPAPSAAQCGHPWEVLTAQSGSRFQGASQGSPWEDPAQPWPQSQQRPVAPWLLHGKRSLGRRKSSVGSCLLLRDTQQQGPEPPPGLEGQVAPSAPPLPGQPGSSTGRQAAGADPELRLEEVLDSLQEQLQSYSLRDARD, encoded by the exons ATGGTGCCCCTGCTGCTCGCCTGGCGGCTGCCCTGTGCCAGGTCCCTGCGTTGCGTTTCCTCCAGGCCTGGTCACCCGCTCAGCGAGGTTCCCGCAGCCACTGCTCCAACTGCAGCCACTCGCCTCTCCCTGCTGAGCGGGGCTCGGAGCTGGCTGGGGTCATTCCCCTCTTCTCACTGGGTACCTCTGAAAGGGGCTGGCTTTGGCCAGCTTCCAGCGGCAGGTGGACCCAAACTCTGGCCCCCTTCTCGCTCTGGCCCCTCCTCGGGGagcctcccctgcagctggccACTTTCCGAGCCAGGGGAGAAGTCTGGGGGAGGGGCTAGCTCCCGAAGCTGGAGCAG GAGCCCAGCAGGCGACCAGGAGGATCCCACGGACAGGAAGGAAACACGTCTCCGGGTGGTGCtcag GGTTCGGCCCCTGACCTGCCCGGAGCGCCGCAGAGGGGACCAGCGTGTGGTGCACTGCCTCGGGGACAACACCGTCTAC GTGAAGACGGCCGGGCAGGAGGCGGCCTTCAGGTTAGGTGCAGTGTTCGATGCAGGCACGTCCCAGGAAGGGGTGTTTGAAGGCAGCGGGATGAAGCGACTCATAGAGCTGGCAGCGAATGG gttCTCCTGCACCGCCTTTGCCTTTGGACAAACAGGCTCTGGAAAGACCTACACGTTAATGGGGCCCTTAGCCCAG AGCGAGGGCCAGCCAGCGACTCCCTACCTCGGGGGGTTGATGCAAAGGGCCTTTGTGTGTCTCCTGGAGCAGACGCAGCACTACAGACCCGGCCTCGTGCTCAGTGCCTCGTACGTGGAGATACACAATGAGCAG GTGAGAGACCTGCTGAGCCCAGGATCGCCCAGGCCCCTGCCCGTGCGATGGAGCAAAACCAGGGGCTTCTACATCGAGAACCTGCTCACTGTGGAGTTTGGGAGCCTGGAGGCCATCATGGACCTGCTGCAGGAAG GCACCCGAAGGCGGCGGAGCGCCGCGCATGCACTGAATGGGCACTCGAGTCGCAGCCACGCCCTGCTGACCATCCGCATCCACCGCAAGGCT gtGAGCCCAGACCCCAGCTCCTGCCAGAAAGGCGTGCTCTGCTTCGTGGACCTGGCTGgcagtgagagggtgaaggacaCCGGCTCGGCTGGGGAGCGCTTAGTGGAGGCCAGCAACATCAACCGCAGTCTCCTGGCTCTGG GGCACTGCATCTCTCTGCTGGTGGACCCCAGACGGAGGCGGAGTCACATCCCGTACAGGGACAGCAAGCTCACCCGGCTGCTGGCGGAGTCCCTGGGCGGATCCGGGATCACGCTCATG GTCGCCTGCATCTCCCCCTCCTCGCGCTGCCTCCCGGAGACACTGCGCACGCTGCGCTTTGCCAGCAGGGCCAAGAAGATCACCACCAAGCCTGTGGCACACAGG GTGTCCCGGGAGAAGCTGCTGCGAAGTTTGGAGCAAGAAATCCAGGCCCTGCAGGAGGAAAACCTCTCCCTGcgccagcagctgcagctgcccaggATACTGGGCGAGGGCACAGCCGCCCACACAGCCCCCACAC AGCTGCCCGAGTGCCAGGGAGAGAGCCATGCCCCTGGGCAGAGAGGGGCCCCGAGGAGAGCACCCGGCTCGGCCAGGCGCAGCCTCTGTGGCCTCCTGCAGGAGTTTGTGCTGGAGAACGAGCAGCACAG GCACCTAGAGTCCCTCCCAGCCCTcagcagctggggccaggcccGACGTTCCCCCGaagctgcccccagctcctgcagcatccaggccctgccctgcgcccaccctgcccccagcgcaGCCCAGTGTGGCCAC CCATGGGAGGTGCTCACTGCCCAGAGTGGTTCCAGGTTCCAGGGGGCCAGCCAGGGCAGCCCATGGGAGGACCCGGCTCAgccctggccccagagccagcAGCGCCCTGTGGCCCCCTGGTTACTCCATGGGAAAAG GAGCCTGGGCCGAAGGAAGAGCTCCGTTGGCTCGTGTCTGCTCCTGAGAGACACCCAGCAGCAgggccctgagcctccccccggcctggaggggcaggTCGCGCcgtcagcccctcccctgccagggcagccaggcagcagcacagggcGCCAAG cagcaggcgctGACCCTGAGCTGCGGCTGGAGGAGGTGCTGGActcgctgcaggagcagctccaaTCCTACAGCCTGCGGGACGCCCGGGACTGA
- the KIF12 gene encoding kinesin-like protein KIF12 isoform X7 — protein sequence MVPLLLAWRLPCARSLRCVSSRPGHPLSEVPAATAPTAATRLSLLSGARSWLGSFPSSHWVPLKGAGFGQLPAAGGPKLWPPSRSGPSSGSLPCSWPLSEPGEKSGGGASSRSWSRSPAGDQEDPTDRKETRLRVVLRVRPLTCPERRRGDQRVVHCLGDNTVYVKTAGQEAAFRLGAVFDAGTSQEGVFEGSGMKRLIELAANGFSCTAFAFGQTGSGKTYTLMGPLAQSEGQPATPYLGGLMQRAFVCLLEQTQHYRPGLVLSASYVEIHNEQVRDLLSPGSPRPLPVRWSKTRGFYIENLLTVEFGSLEAIMDLLQEGTRRRRSAAHALNGHSSRSHALLTIRIHRKAVSPDPSSCQKGVLCFVDLAGSERVKDTGSAGERLVEASNINRSLLALGHCISLLVDPRRRRSHIPYRDSKLTRLLAESLGGSGITLMVACISPSSRCLPETLRTLRFASRAKKITTKPVAHRVSREKLLRSLEQEIQALQEENLSLRQQLQLPRILGEGTAAHTAPTQLPECQGESHAPGQRGAPRRAPGSARRSLCGLLQEFVLENEQHRHLESLPALSSWGQARRSPEAAPSSCSIQALPCAHPAPSAAQCGHEPGPKEELRWLVSAPERHPAAGP from the exons ATGGTGCCCCTGCTGCTCGCCTGGCGGCTGCCCTGTGCCAGGTCCCTGCGTTGCGTTTCCTCCAGGCCTGGTCACCCGCTCAGCGAGGTTCCCGCAGCCACTGCTCCAACTGCAGCCACTCGCCTCTCCCTGCTGAGCGGGGCTCGGAGCTGGCTGGGGTCATTCCCCTCTTCTCACTGGGTACCTCTGAAAGGGGCTGGCTTTGGCCAGCTTCCAGCGGCAGGTGGACCCAAACTCTGGCCCCCTTCTCGCTCTGGCCCCTCCTCGGGGagcctcccctgcagctggccACTTTCCGAGCCAGGGGAGAAGTCTGGGGGAGGGGCTAGCTCCCGAAGCTGGAGCAG GAGCCCAGCAGGCGACCAGGAGGATCCCACGGACAGGAAGGAAACACGTCTCCGGGTGGTGCtcag GGTTCGGCCCCTGACCTGCCCGGAGCGCCGCAGAGGGGACCAGCGTGTGGTGCACTGCCTCGGGGACAACACCGTCTAC GTGAAGACGGCCGGGCAGGAGGCGGCCTTCAGGTTAGGTGCAGTGTTCGATGCAGGCACGTCCCAGGAAGGGGTGTTTGAAGGCAGCGGGATGAAGCGACTCATAGAGCTGGCAGCGAATGG gttCTCCTGCACCGCCTTTGCCTTTGGACAAACAGGCTCTGGAAAGACCTACACGTTAATGGGGCCCTTAGCCCAG AGCGAGGGCCAGCCAGCGACTCCCTACCTCGGGGGGTTGATGCAAAGGGCCTTTGTGTGTCTCCTGGAGCAGACGCAGCACTACAGACCCGGCCTCGTGCTCAGTGCCTCGTACGTGGAGATACACAATGAGCAG GTGAGAGACCTGCTGAGCCCAGGATCGCCCAGGCCCCTGCCCGTGCGATGGAGCAAAACCAGGGGCTTCTACATCGAGAACCTGCTCACTGTGGAGTTTGGGAGCCTGGAGGCCATCATGGACCTGCTGCAGGAAG GCACCCGAAGGCGGCGGAGCGCCGCGCATGCACTGAATGGGCACTCGAGTCGCAGCCACGCCCTGCTGACCATCCGCATCCACCGCAAGGCT gtGAGCCCAGACCCCAGCTCCTGCCAGAAAGGCGTGCTCTGCTTCGTGGACCTGGCTGgcagtgagagggtgaaggacaCCGGCTCGGCTGGGGAGCGCTTAGTGGAGGCCAGCAACATCAACCGCAGTCTCCTGGCTCTGG GGCACTGCATCTCTCTGCTGGTGGACCCCAGACGGAGGCGGAGTCACATCCCGTACAGGGACAGCAAGCTCACCCGGCTGCTGGCGGAGTCCCTGGGCGGATCCGGGATCACGCTCATG GTCGCCTGCATCTCCCCCTCCTCGCGCTGCCTCCCGGAGACACTGCGCACGCTGCGCTTTGCCAGCAGGGCCAAGAAGATCACCACCAAGCCTGTGGCACACAGG GTGTCCCGGGAGAAGCTGCTGCGAAGTTTGGAGCAAGAAATCCAGGCCCTGCAGGAGGAAAACCTCTCCCTGcgccagcagctgcagctgcccaggATACTGGGCGAGGGCACAGCCGCCCACACAGCCCCCACAC AGCTGCCCGAGTGCCAGGGAGAGAGCCATGCCCCTGGGCAGAGAGGGGCCCCGAGGAGAGCACCCGGCTCGGCCAGGCGCAGCCTCTGTGGCCTCCTGCAGGAGTTTGTGCTGGAGAACGAGCAGCACAG GCACCTAGAGTCCCTCCCAGCCCTcagcagctggggccaggcccGACGTTCCCCCGaagctgcccccagctcctgcagcatccaggccctgccctgcgcccaccctgcccccagcgcaGCCCAGTGTGGCCAC GAGCCTGGGCCGAAGGAAGAGCTCCGTTGGCTCGTGTCTGCTCCTGAGAGACACCCAGCAGCAgggccctga
- the KIF12 gene encoding kinesin-like protein KIF12 isoform X1 encodes MVPLLLAWRLPCARSLRCVSSRPGHPLSEVPAATAPTAATRLSLLSGARSWLGSFPSSHWVPLKGAGFGQLPAAGGPKLWPPSRSGPSSGSLPCSWPLSEPGEKSGGGASSRSWSRSPAGDQEDPTDRKETRLRVVLRVRPLTCPERRRGDQRVVHCLGDNTVYVKTAGQEAAFRLGAVFDAGTSQEGVFEGSGMKRLIELAANGFSCTAFAFGQTGSGKTYTLMGPLAQSEGQPATPYLGGLMQRAFVCLLEQTQHYRPGLVLSASYVEIHNEQVRDLLSPGSPRPLPVRWSKTRGFYIENLLTVEFGSLEAIMDLLQEGTRRRRSAAHALNGHSSRSHALLTIRIHRKAVSPDPSSCQKGVLCFVDLAGSERVKDTGSAGERLVEASNINRSLLALGHCISLLVDPRRRRSHIPYRDSKLTRLLAESLGGSGITLMVACISPSSRCLPETLRTLRFASRAKKITTKPVAHRVSREKLLRSLEQEIQALQEENLSLRQQLQLPRILGEGTAAHTAPTQLPECQGESHAPGQRGAPRRAPGSARRSLCGLLQEFVLENEQHRHLESLPALSSWGQARRSPEAAPSSCSIQALPCAHPAPSAAQCGHLQPWEVLTAQSGSRFQGASQGSPWEDPAQPWPQSQQRPVAPWLLHGKRSLGRRKSSVGSCLLLRDTQQQGPEPPPGLEGQVAPSAPPLPGQPGSSTGRQAAGADPELRLEEVLDSLQEQLQSYSLRDARD; translated from the exons ATGGTGCCCCTGCTGCTCGCCTGGCGGCTGCCCTGTGCCAGGTCCCTGCGTTGCGTTTCCTCCAGGCCTGGTCACCCGCTCAGCGAGGTTCCCGCAGCCACTGCTCCAACTGCAGCCACTCGCCTCTCCCTGCTGAGCGGGGCTCGGAGCTGGCTGGGGTCATTCCCCTCTTCTCACTGGGTACCTCTGAAAGGGGCTGGCTTTGGCCAGCTTCCAGCGGCAGGTGGACCCAAACTCTGGCCCCCTTCTCGCTCTGGCCCCTCCTCGGGGagcctcccctgcagctggccACTTTCCGAGCCAGGGGAGAAGTCTGGGGGAGGGGCTAGCTCCCGAAGCTGGAGCAG GAGCCCAGCAGGCGACCAGGAGGATCCCACGGACAGGAAGGAAACACGTCTCCGGGTGGTGCtcag GGTTCGGCCCCTGACCTGCCCGGAGCGCCGCAGAGGGGACCAGCGTGTGGTGCACTGCCTCGGGGACAACACCGTCTAC GTGAAGACGGCCGGGCAGGAGGCGGCCTTCAGGTTAGGTGCAGTGTTCGATGCAGGCACGTCCCAGGAAGGGGTGTTTGAAGGCAGCGGGATGAAGCGACTCATAGAGCTGGCAGCGAATGG gttCTCCTGCACCGCCTTTGCCTTTGGACAAACAGGCTCTGGAAAGACCTACACGTTAATGGGGCCCTTAGCCCAG AGCGAGGGCCAGCCAGCGACTCCCTACCTCGGGGGGTTGATGCAAAGGGCCTTTGTGTGTCTCCTGGAGCAGACGCAGCACTACAGACCCGGCCTCGTGCTCAGTGCCTCGTACGTGGAGATACACAATGAGCAG GTGAGAGACCTGCTGAGCCCAGGATCGCCCAGGCCCCTGCCCGTGCGATGGAGCAAAACCAGGGGCTTCTACATCGAGAACCTGCTCACTGTGGAGTTTGGGAGCCTGGAGGCCATCATGGACCTGCTGCAGGAAG GCACCCGAAGGCGGCGGAGCGCCGCGCATGCACTGAATGGGCACTCGAGTCGCAGCCACGCCCTGCTGACCATCCGCATCCACCGCAAGGCT gtGAGCCCAGACCCCAGCTCCTGCCAGAAAGGCGTGCTCTGCTTCGTGGACCTGGCTGgcagtgagagggtgaaggacaCCGGCTCGGCTGGGGAGCGCTTAGTGGAGGCCAGCAACATCAACCGCAGTCTCCTGGCTCTGG GGCACTGCATCTCTCTGCTGGTGGACCCCAGACGGAGGCGGAGTCACATCCCGTACAGGGACAGCAAGCTCACCCGGCTGCTGGCGGAGTCCCTGGGCGGATCCGGGATCACGCTCATG GTCGCCTGCATCTCCCCCTCCTCGCGCTGCCTCCCGGAGACACTGCGCACGCTGCGCTTTGCCAGCAGGGCCAAGAAGATCACCACCAAGCCTGTGGCACACAGG GTGTCCCGGGAGAAGCTGCTGCGAAGTTTGGAGCAAGAAATCCAGGCCCTGCAGGAGGAAAACCTCTCCCTGcgccagcagctgcagctgcccaggATACTGGGCGAGGGCACAGCCGCCCACACAGCCCCCACAC AGCTGCCCGAGTGCCAGGGAGAGAGCCATGCCCCTGGGCAGAGAGGGGCCCCGAGGAGAGCACCCGGCTCGGCCAGGCGCAGCCTCTGTGGCCTCCTGCAGGAGTTTGTGCTGGAGAACGAGCAGCACAG GCACCTAGAGTCCCTCCCAGCCCTcagcagctggggccaggcccGACGTTCCCCCGaagctgcccccagctcctgcagcatccaggccctgccctgcgcccaccctgcccccagcgcaGCCCAGTGTGGCCAC CTGCAGCCATGGGAGGTGCTCACTGCCCAGAGTGGTTCCAGGTTCCAGGGGGCCAGCCAGGGCAGCCCATGGGAGGACCCGGCTCAgccctggccccagagccagcAGCGCCCTGTGGCCCCCTGGTTACTCCATGGGAAAAG GAGCCTGGGCCGAAGGAAGAGCTCCGTTGGCTCGTGTCTGCTCCTGAGAGACACCCAGCAGCAgggccctgagcctccccccggcctggaggggcaggTCGCGCcgtcagcccctcccctgccagggcagccaggcagcagcacagggcGCCAAG cagcaggcgctGACCCTGAGCTGCGGCTGGAGGAGGTGCTGGActcgctgcaggagcagctccaaTCCTACAGCCTGCGGGACGCCCGGGACTGA